The Spirochaetaceae bacterium DNA window TGCACACCACCCGCGACACCGCCGCCGCCATCCTGCACCGCCACCGCGCCGATTACCTGCTGGCGGTCAAGGGCAACGCTTCCGAGACCTACGCGGCGCTGCGTACCATCGACTGGGATCACGACGCCACGGCGAGCTTCAGCGAGCAACCGAGCAAGGGCCATGGCCGCATCGAGCAGCGCCACATCCACACCATGAAACCGGAGTCCGGCATGCTCAACTATCCGCGGGTCAAGCAAGTGTTTCGCATCATCCGCCACCGTCACACCCTCAAGACCGGCGTCGATTCCAACGAAGTGGCCTACGGCATCACCTCGTTGTCCGCCGAGAGTGCGGACGCGAAGCGGCTGCTGGCGCTCAATCGCGGCCATTGGACCATCGAGAACCTGAACCACCGCTTCCGCGAT harbors:
- a CDS encoding ISAs1 family transposase — translated: HTTRDTAAAILHRHRADYLLAVKGNASETYAALRTIDWDHDATASFSEQPSKGHGRIEQRHIHTMKPESGMLNYPRVKQVFRIIRHRHTLKTGVDSNEVAYGITSLSAESADAKRLLALNRGHWTIENLNHRFRDTTFAEDACLMHTRHGPSNNAILNNTALAVIFHRGRHDVAAAVQEFAMDRSQAIRALTEPG